CCCCCGGTGATCGGTGCCGATGGCGATCTTCATAAATGCCCTCGTGATGGTTATTAAGGATAAGACATAACTAGATTAAAGTCAAGAGCAAGCTGTGCTGCGGCGGCAGAGATGCTCATCAAAGTCTGCCGTGCTACGTTTGAGGAGACGGTCTTTGACAGCCCAGCGCTGTTTGAGAGGCAAGGCAAGCGGGTCAGGCGACGTTTGAAAAGCTGGGCAAGGCTGCAAATCAACGATTGAACGAATCCAACATCGCCTGGCTTTTATTATTGTGTCTCAAACGTTGCCCGGAAGATATCCTTGCTCCTCAAACGCCCCTGCTTTGGCAGTTTCCCAGTTATTTTGCCATCAGCGCCGAAAGCACTATGGACATGAACTTGGTCTCGTCGGAATCTGTGCGCGAGGTCAGCACCACCGGGGCGCTGGTGCCTATGACCATGGCCGCCAGCTCCGCCTTGGCCAGCTGGGCCAGCGTCTTGTAAATGAAGTTGGCCCCGTGGATGTCCGGGCAGACCAGGATGTCGGCGTAGCCGGCCACCGGCGATTTGAGGCCCTTGCCGGCCGCGCATTCCGGGGAGACCGCGGCGTCCATGGACAGCGGCCCGTCCACTATGCAGCCCTTGATCTGCCCCCGGTCGGCCATCTTGGCCAGCTGGGCCGCTTCCAGGCTGCAGGGCCATTTGGGATTGACCTTTTCGGTGGCGGTCAGCACCGCCACCTTGGGGGTTTCAATTCCCAGTTTGTGGGCCACCGCCACGGCATGGTTGATCATGTCCACCTTCTGCCCGAAGTCCGGGTAGGGGATCTGGGCGGCGTCGGTGAGTATCAGCAGCCGGGGATAGTTGGGAACTTCGAACACCGCCACGTGGGAGACGGTGGCCCCGGTGGTCAGACCGTTCTCCTTGTTCAGATAGGCCCGGGCGTAGACCGCGGTGTCTATCAGGCCCTTCATCAGCACGTCGGCTTCGCCTTTTTTGACCATCTCCACCGCCCTGGCGGCCGCTTTCTTATAGTCGGTCTCGTCGATCAGGGTGAATATCTTGGGATCGATATTATTTTCCTTGGCCAGAGCCTCGGTCTTTTTCTGATCGCCGATCAGGATGGCCTTGGCCGATTTTTCGTTGACCGCCCGGGCCAAAGCGCCCAGGATGTCCGGATCCTGGCCGCAGGCCACGGCCACTCTCTTTAACGGTCCGCCCTTGACCAGTTCCGCCATTTGTTTCAGTGAGGTAACTTGTGCCACTTTTTCTCCTATGGTTGTGATTGTGTATAAAGGTTATTTGTTATCAGAT
The sequence above is drawn from the candidate division TA06 bacterium genome and encodes:
- a CDS encoding bifunctional enoyl-CoA hydratase/phosphate acetyltransferase, giving the protein MAELVKGGPLKRVAVACGQDPDILGALARAVNEKSAKAILIGDQKKTEALAKENNIDPKIFTLIDETDYKKAAARAVEMVKKGEADVLMKGLIDTAVYARAYLNKENGLTTGATVSHVAVFEVPNYPRLLILTDAAQIPYPDFGQKVDMINHAVAVAHKLGIETPKVAVLTATEKVNPKWPCSLEAAQLAKMADRGQIKGCIVDGPLSMDAAVSPECAAGKGLKSPVAGYADILVCPDIHGANFIYKTLAQLAKAELAAMVIGTSAPVVLTSRTDSDETKFMSIVLSALMAK